In a genomic window of bacterium:
- a CDS encoding SEC-C domain-containing protein, with the protein MRFVVAADGFESPPRHLVIQAVSPLVVAQSGPAGSTVHAISMRPGKVGRNQRCPCDSGLKAKHCCHRGLPDPRKAIGHFVDNDQKTIGLFTRDMLVNQLRRDCPCIAGSFDRLWLAELEEISDRLRGGEHLAVGPQALAALAVQAFGTQQPDGGAAAPPS; encoded by the coding sequence TTGCGCTTCGTCGTCGCGGCCGACGGGTTCGAGTCCCCTCCTCGGCACCTTGTAATCCAGGCAGTTAGCCCGCTGGTGGTCGCGCAGAGTGGCCCAGCGGGCTCGACTGTCCATGCGATATCCATGAGGCCGGGGAAAGTCGGGCGTAACCAGCGCTGTCCGTGTGACAGCGGCCTGAAGGCAAAGCACTGTTGCCACCGTGGACTCCCCGATCCCCGCAAGGCGATCGGGCACTTCGTCGACAACGACCAGAAGACCATCGGCTTGTTCACGCGCGACATGTTGGTGAACCAGCTTCGGCGAGACTGCCCGTGTATCGCTGGCTCCTTCGATCGGCTTTGGCTGGCCGAATTGGAGGAGATCAGCGACCGACTGAGGGGCGGCGAGCACCTAGCGGTCGGGCCGCAGGCACTCGCCGCACTCGCGGTTCAGGCGTTCGGAACGCAGCAGCCCGACGGAGGAGCGGCAGCCCCGCCGTCCTGA
- a CDS encoding membrane integrity-associated transporter subunit PqiC gives MTRLLVALALAAALVSGCSLARETPAVRYYVLALEPAAPTAMPGPVRVGTFTADPAYGSARMAVRPSPYRIDYSSYHRWAAPPRSLVAATVRDYYAHVPDDGRTYLDVEGQVRRLETVRDGQGERAVIDVQLRAVRGGEVLVDRVYAEEEPLDGKGADAAAAATSRALGRALARFTADVAATSR, from the coding sequence GTGACGCGCCTCCTCGTCGCGCTGGCGCTGGCCGCCGCCCTGGTCTCGGGCTGCTCGCTCGCCCGCGAGACGCCGGCCGTCCGCTACTACGTCCTCGCGCTGGAGCCTGCCGCGCCGACCGCGATGCCGGGCCCCGTCCGCGTCGGCACGTTCACCGCCGATCCCGCCTACGGCTCCGCGCGCATGGCGGTGCGCCCGTCGCCCTACCGCATCGACTACTCGTCGTATCACCGCTGGGCGGCACCGCCGCGCAGCCTCGTCGCCGCGACCGTGCGCGACTACTACGCGCACGTCCCCGACGACGGCCGCACCTACCTCGACGTCGAGGGCCAGGTCCGGCGCCTCGAGACCGTGCGCGACGGCCAGGGCGAGCGCGCAGTGATCGACGTCCAGCTGCGCGCCGTGCGCGGCGGCGAAGTGCTCGTCGATCGCGTCTACGCCGAAGAGGAGCCGCTCGACGGCAAGGGCGCGGACGCTGCCGCCGCGGCGACGAGCCGGGCGCTGGGTCGTGCGCTCGCACGGTTCACGGCCGACGTCGCGGCGACGTCGCGGTAG
- a CDS encoding MlaE family lipid ABC transporter permease subunit, which yields MSAAPLRLTVREHLSPGGWHALRRRVLRAAAAPGVVLDLSGVERLDAPGTARLLQLVADGRAAGVPIGIAHAAEEVRRRLAELPPVIVEPAEAPPRRSILEWVGGLALDAAGTVRDVLLLIRDVLPGLVPFGAQGIKWDLTIAQMAAVGARATGIVVFISFLVGIVLALNGALQLRQFGAQIYIANLVAVSMAREMGPLMTAVIVAGRSGSAIAAELGAMVVSEEVDALRTMGLRPARFLVVPKLVALCLTMPLLSVLSTAAGVLGGYAVGTLTLDLPHDAYLSQTVKALFTEDVLAGLLKSVAFGAIIGLVGAYRGLHVRGGPEGVGRATTASVVTAIVLCIIANACFTALFYLVG from the coding sequence ATGTCCGCCGCGCCGCTGCGGCTCACCGTCCGTGAGCACCTCTCGCCCGGCGGCTGGCACGCCCTGCGCCGTCGCGTGCTGCGCGCCGCCGCTGCTCCGGGGGTCGTGCTCGACCTGAGCGGCGTCGAGCGGCTCGACGCGCCGGGCACCGCGCGCCTCCTCCAGCTGGTGGCCGACGGCCGCGCGGCGGGCGTGCCGATCGGCATCGCTCACGCGGCCGAGGAGGTGCGGCGCCGGCTCGCCGAGCTGCCGCCGGTGATCGTCGAGCCCGCCGAGGCTCCGCCCCGCCGCTCCATCCTCGAATGGGTCGGCGGGCTCGCGCTCGACGCTGCCGGCACCGTGCGCGACGTCCTGCTCCTGATCCGCGACGTCCTTCCCGGCCTCGTCCCGTTCGGCGCGCAGGGCATCAAGTGGGACCTGACGATCGCGCAGATGGCCGCGGTCGGCGCGCGCGCCACCGGCATCGTGGTCTTCATCAGCTTCCTCGTCGGCATCGTCCTGGCGCTGAACGGCGCGCTCCAGCTGCGTCAGTTCGGGGCGCAGATCTACATCGCGAACCTGGTCGCGGTGTCGATGGCCCGCGAGATGGGACCGCTCATGACGGCGGTCATCGTCGCCGGCCGCAGCGGCTCGGCGATCGCCGCCGAGCTCGGCGCCATGGTCGTGTCGGAAGAGGTCGACGCGCTGCGCACCATGGGGCTGCGGCCCGCGCGCTTCCTCGTCGTGCCGAAGCTCGTGGCCCTGTGCCTCACGATGCCGCTGCTCTCGGTCCTGTCGACCGCCGCGGGCGTCCTCGGCGGCTACGCCGTCGGCACGCTGACGCTCGACCTGCCGCACGACGCCTACCTCAGCCAGACCGTGAAGGCGCTGTTCACCGAGGACGTGCTGGCCGGGCTGCTGAAGAGCGTCGCGTTCGGCGCCATCATCGGGCTCGTCGGCGCGTACCGCGGGCTGCACGTGCGCGGCGGCCCCGAGGGCGTCGGTCGGGCGACCACCGCCTCGGTCGTGACCGCGATCGTCCTCTGCATCATCGCCAACGCCTGCTTCACCGCCCTCTTCTACCTGGTCGGATGA
- a CDS encoding ATP-binding cassette domain-containing protein gives MTMPAAPPLLEVENLVVGYGDRIVLDGVSLRLTRGEILVVLGASGCGKSTLLRAIVALLEPAAGRVRIDGRDIHAASDTERETILRDVGMAFQAAALLNSLTVGENVALPIVEHWRLDEPTADMLARVRLARVGLAQAARLMPAELSGGMRKRAGMARALALEPSLLLVDEPSAGLDPVTARGIDDLILSLRDDGIGCVVVTHELGSIETIADRALMLAGGRVIAEGTLDTVRRNPHPAVQAFFRREAPARDAAASLLESLEHPA, from the coding sequence ATGACGATGCCTGCCGCTCCGCCGCTGCTCGAAGTCGAGAACCTGGTCGTCGGCTACGGCGACCGCATCGTCCTCGACGGCGTCAGCCTGCGCCTCACGCGCGGCGAGATCCTCGTCGTCCTCGGGGCGAGCGGCTGCGGCAAGAGCACGCTGCTGCGGGCCATCGTCGCCCTGCTCGAGCCGGCGGCGGGACGCGTGCGCATCGACGGGCGCGACATCCACGCCGCGTCCGACACCGAGCGCGAGACGATCCTGCGCGACGTCGGCATGGCCTTCCAGGCCGCCGCGCTGCTGAACTCGCTCACCGTGGGCGAGAACGTGGCGCTGCCCATCGTGGAGCACTGGCGGCTCGACGAGCCCACCGCCGACATGCTGGCGCGCGTACGCCTCGCACGCGTCGGCCTGGCGCAGGCGGCGCGGCTGATGCCGGCGGAGCTGTCGGGCGGCATGCGCAAGCGCGCCGGCATGGCGCGGGCGCTCGCGCTCGAGCCGTCGCTGCTGCTCGTCGACGAGCCGTCGGCGGGGCTCGATCCGGTCACGGCGCGCGGCATCGACGACCTGATCCTCTCCCTGCGCGACGACGGCATCGGCTGCGTCGTCGTCACGCACGAGCTCGGCAGCATCGAGACCATCGCCGACCGCGCGCTCATGCTGGCCGGCGGCCGGGTCATCGCCGAGGGCACGCTCGACACCGTCCGCCGCAATCCGCACCCCGCCGTGCAGGCCTTCTTCCGGCGCGAGGCGCCGGCGCGCGACGCGGCGGCGAGCCTGCTGGAGAGCCTGGAGCATCCTGCGTGA
- a CDS encoding alpha/beta hydrolase — protein MKRLVWAVVPLAVLAATAGVDAKKKPAYRDATPIIFVHGGSGSGAQFATQAMRFASNGYDPDILTVVEYNSAALSPANSADAAFVYGRIDARIAELQAKTGKPKIDLMGHSLGTTFSHGYLADPARAAKIAHYVNIDGRTGSAPPGGVPTLALWAGAVNRPTPPQIVGATNVTIPNQEHVEVATSKEAFREMFRFLTGEEPASPTIVPTRGAIELSGRAVIFPDNAGANGALLQIWRVQPRTARRTSRKPRASYVLGPDGAFTFVGRQKANYEFVLMLPGQLPLHYFYERFPRSDKLVRVNAAPALEPFFSRSPQHTGLSIIRYKEYWGDRGARNDVLSVDGTNVINPVTAPSGQVGAAAVAMFLLDVGLDFVSHLDVVPVPFGALSFLTGADLYIPVGTTPLPIVTVPRGDASKTRTLNVRRIVSTEGRMAVQLHDYEE, from the coding sequence ATGAAGCGACTCGTCTGGGCGGTCGTCCCGCTCGCCGTCCTCGCCGCAACCGCCGGCGTCGACGCCAAGAAGAAGCCCGCCTACCGCGACGCCACGCCGATCATCTTCGTGCACGGCGGCTCCGGCTCCGGCGCGCAATTCGCCACCCAGGCGATGCGCTTCGCGAGCAACGGCTACGACCCCGACATCCTCACCGTGGTCGAGTACAACTCGGCCGCGCTGAGCCCGGCCAACTCGGCCGACGCGGCGTTCGTCTACGGACGGATCGACGCCCGCATCGCCGAGCTCCAGGCGAAGACCGGGAAGCCCAAGATCGACCTGATGGGCCACTCGCTCGGCACGACGTTCAGCCACGGCTACCTCGCCGATCCCGCGCGCGCGGCGAAGATCGCGCACTACGTGAACATCGACGGCCGCACCGGCAGCGCACCGCCCGGCGGCGTACCGACGCTGGCGCTGTGGGCTGGGGCGGTGAACCGCCCGACGCCGCCGCAGATCGTCGGCGCGACCAACGTGACGATCCCGAACCAGGAGCACGTCGAGGTCGCGACGTCGAAGGAGGCGTTCCGCGAGATGTTCCGCTTCCTCACCGGCGAGGAGCCGGCGTCGCCGACGATCGTGCCGACCCGCGGCGCGATCGAGCTCTCGGGCCGCGCCGTGATCTTCCCGGACAACGCGGGCGCGAACGGGGCGCTGCTCCAGATCTGGCGCGTGCAGCCGCGCACGGCGCGGCGCACGAGCCGCAAGCCGCGGGCGAGCTACGTCCTCGGTCCGGACGGCGCGTTCACGTTCGTGGGCCGGCAGAAGGCCAACTACGAGTTCGTGCTGATGCTGCCGGGCCAGCTGCCGCTGCACTATTTCTACGAGCGCTTCCCGCGCAGCGACAAGCTGGTGCGCGTCAACGCGGCGCCGGCGCTCGAGCCGTTCTTCTCGCGCAGCCCGCAGCACACCGGCCTGTCGATCATCCGCTACAAGGAGTACTGGGGCGATCGCGGGGCACGGAACGACGTCCTCTCGGTGGACGGTACGAACGTCATCAATCCGGTGACGGCGCCGTCGGGCCAGGTCGGCGCCGCCGCGGTGGCGATGTTCCTGCTCGACGTCGGTCTCGACTTCGTCTCCCACCTCGACGTCGTGCCGGTGCCCTTCGGCGCGCTGTCGTTCCTGACCGGCGCGGATCTCTACATCCCGGTCGGAACGACGCCCCTGCCCATCGTGACGGTCCCGCGCGGCGACGCGTCGAAGACGCGGACGCTGAACGTCCGGCGCATCGTGTCCACCGAGGGCCGGATGGCGGTGCAGCTGCACGACTACGAGGAGTGA
- a CDS encoding HEAT repeat domain-containing protein, which yields MSPARRAALVAAMLLVPGLPHLAGAQVPAAQDGRQQMRDRFTGTNKAAQQAKLDEAVRKFQDEDLPTRLEGVGELGIADDRAKAIGYLMQGLTDDEPSIRLKSIDTLGSMRAEEAIPSLVQLLFLRDTDATTKRIVLVSLGKIGSDRATRPVLDFLARDNESPLAGNAIFSLGEIGDPIAIPALEAIAARETATPQLRTLADASVRKIKERPAPEVIPPALVAERRGGQSGTP from the coding sequence ATGTCACCCGCGCGTCGCGCCGCCCTGGTGGCGGCCATGCTCCTCGTTCCGGGTCTGCCGCACCTCGCCGGCGCTCAGGTACCGGCGGCGCAAGACGGGCGCCAGCAGATGCGCGACCGCTTCACCGGCACCAACAAGGCGGCGCAGCAGGCGAAGCTCGACGAGGCCGTGCGCAAGTTCCAGGACGAGGACCTGCCGACGCGGCTCGAAGGCGTCGGCGAGCTCGGCATCGCCGACGACCGCGCGAAGGCGATCGGCTATCTGATGCAGGGTCTCACCGACGACGAGCCGAGCATCCGGCTCAAGTCGATCGACACGCTGGGCAGCATGCGCGCCGAGGAGGCGATTCCGTCGCTCGTGCAGCTGCTCTTCCTGCGCGACACGGACGCCACCACCAAGCGCATCGTCCTCGTCTCCCTGGGCAAGATCGGCAGCGATCGCGCGACCCGCCCGGTGCTCGACTTCCTCGCCCGCGACAACGAGTCGCCGCTGGCCGGCAACGCGATCTTCTCGCTGGGCGAGATCGGCGATCCGATCGCGATCCCGGCGCTCGAGGCGATCGCCGCGCGCGAGACCGCCACGCCGCAGCTCCGTACGCTGGCCGACGCGTCGGTGCGCAAGATCAAGGAACGGCCGGCGCCCGAGGTCATCCCGCCGGCCCTCGTCGCCGAGCGCCGCGGCGGCCAGTCGGGGACGCCCTGA
- a CDS encoding response regulator — protein sequence MRSGHRHSVLVVDDDPTFANGLAELMRAEGYEPRTAADGVEALDALRTHRPCLVVIDLNMPRLNGTGLHSRMVSDARLRSIPVVVMTGDDRPASELPSLIGAPILRKPRDLGRLTSMVATCCDLDARRAS from the coding sequence ATGCGTAGCGGTCATCGTCACAGCGTGCTCGTCGTGGACGACGACCCGACCTTCGCAAACGGTCTGGCCGAGCTGATGCGCGCCGAGGGCTACGAGCCGCGCACCGCCGCCGACGGCGTCGAAGCACTCGACGCCCTGCGCACGCACCGTCCCTGTCTCGTCGTGATCGATCTCAACATGCCGCGCCTGAACGGCACCGGTCTCCACAGTCGCATGGTGTCCGACGCACGCCTGCGCTCGATCCCGGTCGTCGTCATGACCGGCGACGACCGCCCCGCCAGCGAGCTCCCGTCGCTGATCGGCGCCCCGATCCTCCGCAAGCCCCGCGACCTCGGCCGCCTGACGAGCATGGTCGCAACCTGCTGCGACCTCGACGCCCGCCGGGCGAGCTGA
- a CDS encoding MMPL family transporter has protein sequence MYRWLARLALRRHRAILAASALVLLLAGLTLWHGGTLSSGTTKGIESEIAQQLISQELAYPGESSFIVLFRGRDGLTWRDAAYREAMTAALAGLRDDPRVRSVLSPDDAPEVVGGRMVSADRRMAFAIVTLRDEYRAAMEAYPSLRATVTSDRLETGFTGHLAYRSDLDRTLEHDVLFAELVSLPLALLVLVAVFRTFAAAAVSVGVGALAVVTGVAAITALSHVTDMAVYAINVASLIGLGVAIDYSLFIVTRYRDEVARGASREDALVTALDTAGHAVVFSGFAVAIGLGAMLFFQGSFLASMGLGGMMVVLLAVVAALTFLPAVLVALGPRIDAGRLPMGRFASFDGMWHRIATWVMRRPVLVLVPSLALLLLLGSPFIRLTIAAADIGTLPRGIEARDVYEELRVAFPEQTRTRILVAVQYPDGLAYEPERVPALYALAQRIRTLPGVVDVEGAVNTDPRLSVEYFVADAETPLEDLPLAAQKVRRLGTTGNLALLIVLTDAGPTSEEARALVRAIRADRRVGDGTFIVTGAPANDVDLNAFILSRVPYAIGFIFVVTYVALFVMLRSVILPIKAVIMNLLSISASGGALVWVFEEGHLAWLLQFEPQPLDVAGPVVMFCALFGLSMDYEVLMLSRIREEYLRTGDNEWAVAEGLERTGRLITSAAAIMVAVFGAFGLARVILVKSLGLTLALAVAVDATLVRVLIVPATMRLFGDLNWWAPRWLGGRPPVRRTGPAADGVASPPGVPRAS, from the coding sequence ATGTACCGTTGGCTCGCCCGACTCGCGCTGCGCCGGCATCGGGCGATCCTCGCGGCCTCCGCCCTCGTGCTGCTCCTCGCCGGCCTCACCTTGTGGCACGGCGGCACGCTCAGCTCGGGGACCACGAAGGGCATCGAATCCGAGATCGCGCAGCAGCTGATCTCGCAGGAGCTCGCCTATCCCGGCGAGTCCTCGTTCATCGTGCTCTTCCGCGGGCGCGACGGGCTCACCTGGCGCGATGCGGCCTATCGCGAGGCGATGACCGCGGCGCTCGCGGGGCTGCGCGACGACCCGCGGGTGCGCTCCGTGCTGTCGCCGGACGACGCGCCCGAGGTGGTCGGCGGGCGCATGGTGTCGGCCGACCGTCGCATGGCGTTCGCGATCGTCACCCTGCGCGACGAGTACCGTGCCGCCATGGAGGCCTATCCGTCGCTGCGCGCGACGGTGACCTCGGACCGCCTCGAGACGGGCTTCACCGGCCATCTCGCCTATCGCAGCGATCTCGACCGCACGCTCGAGCACGACGTGCTCTTCGCCGAGCTGGTGAGCCTGCCGCTCGCGCTCCTCGTCCTGGTGGCGGTGTTCCGGACCTTCGCGGCGGCCGCGGTGTCGGTCGGCGTCGGCGCGCTGGCGGTGGTCACGGGCGTCGCCGCGATCACGGCGCTGTCGCACGTGACGGACATGGCGGTGTACGCGATCAACGTCGCGTCGCTCATCGGGCTCGGCGTCGCGATCGACTACTCGCTGTTCATCGTCACGCGCTACCGCGACGAGGTGGCGCGCGGGGCGAGCCGCGAGGACGCGCTGGTGACGGCGCTCGACACCGCGGGACACGCGGTCGTGTTCTCGGGCTTCGCGGTGGCGATCGGCCTCGGCGCGATGCTGTTCTTCCAGGGGTCGTTCCTCGCCAGCATGGGGCTCGGCGGGATGATGGTGGTCCTGCTCGCCGTGGTGGCGGCGCTGACGTTCCTGCCGGCGGTGCTGGTGGCGCTCGGGCCGCGCATCGACGCGGGACGGCTGCCGATGGGCCGCTTCGCCTCGTTCGACGGCATGTGGCACCGCATCGCCACGTGGGTCATGCGGCGGCCGGTGCTCGTGCTGGTGCCGTCGCTGGCGCTGCTCCTGCTGCTCGGCTCGCCCTTCATCCGCCTCACCATCGCCGCCGCCGACATCGGCACCCTGCCGCGCGGCATCGAGGCACGCGACGTCTACGAGGAGCTGCGCGTCGCGTTCCCGGAGCAGACGCGCACGCGAATCCTCGTCGCCGTGCAGTACCCGGACGGGCTCGCCTACGAGCCCGAGCGCGTGCCGGCGCTCTACGCGCTGGCGCAGCGCATCCGCACGCTGCCGGGCGTCGTCGACGTCGAGGGCGCCGTCAACACCGACCCGCGGCTCAGCGTCGAGTACTTCGTCGCCGACGCCGAGACGCCGCTCGAGGATCTGCCGCTGGCGGCGCAGAAGGTGCGCCGGCTCGGAACCACCGGCAACCTCGCGCTGCTGATCGTGCTGACCGACGCCGGGCCGACCAGCGAAGAGGCGCGCGCGCTGGTGCGCGCGATCCGCGCCGACCGCCGCGTCGGCGACGGCACGTTCATCGTCACCGGGGCGCCCGCGAACGACGTCGATCTGAACGCCTTCATCCTCTCGCGCGTGCCGTATGCGATCGGGTTCATCTTCGTGGTGACGTACGTCGCGCTCTTCGTGATGCTCCGCTCGGTGATCCTGCCGATCAAGGCGGTGATCATGAACCTCCTCTCGATCAGCGCTTCGGGCGGCGCGCTGGTGTGGGTGTTCGAGGAGGGCCACCTGGCGTGGCTGCTGCAGTTCGAGCCGCAGCCGCTCGACGTCGCCGGGCCGGTGGTGATGTTCTGCGCGCTCTTCGGCCTGTCGATGGACTACGAGGTGCTGATGCTCTCGCGCATCCGCGAGGAGTACCTGCGCACCGGCGACAACGAGTGGGCCGTGGCGGAGGGCCTCGAGCGCACGGGGCGGCTCATCACCAGCGCGGCGGCGATCATGGTGGCGGTGTTCGGCGCGTTCGGTCTGGCGCGCGTGATCCTGGTGAAGTCGCTCGGTCTGACGCTCGCGCTCGCGGTCGCGGTCGACGCGACGCTCGTCCGCGTGCTGATCGTGCCGGCGACGATGCGCCTCTTCGGCGACCTCAACTGGTGGGCGCCCCGGTGGCTCGGTGGTCGACCGCCCGTGCGGCGCACGGGACCGGCGGCGGACGGCGTCGCGTCGCCGCCGGGCGTGCCGCGCGCCTCGTAG
- a CDS encoding helix-turn-helix transcriptional regulator, with the protein MRSKSTGCCAPVLQAPLGKAEAEELAAGLRALADPVRLRLLSFIAAQPKAEACVCHLTAPVELSQPTVSHHLKLLHEAGILDREKRGTWVFYRIKPERLDALRAALSTNGVSRRSKAAAR; encoded by the coding sequence ATGCGATCGAAGTCCACCGGCTGCTGCGCCCCGGTCCTCCAAGCTCCGCTCGGGAAGGCGGAGGCGGAGGAGCTGGCGGCTGGACTGCGTGCCTTGGCCGACCCGGTCCGCCTGCGGCTCCTCAGCTTCATTGCGGCGCAGCCGAAGGCAGAAGCCTGCGTGTGCCACCTAACGGCCCCCGTCGAGCTGTCGCAGCCGACGGTGAGCCATCATCTCAAGCTACTCCACGAGGCCGGCATCCTGGATCGGGAGAAGCGCGGCACCTGGGTGTTCTATCGGATCAAGCCGGAACGGCTCGATGCGCTACGGGCGGCGCTGTCGACCAACGGTGTGAGTCGACGGTCCAAGGCGGCAGCACGATGA
- a CDS encoding J domain-containing protein, whose product MEERRRTDLYRLLGAPPLATPDTLRQCWLDFAKTGHPDVGGDAGRFRLVKEAYEILRDPERRAEYERFWVRALGPFERVAPADEGVATVVARPAIPAVAGERRVVMVVKKPAMPAAETDQAPDGTPALRHRAARLFAARDVIDRRIHPVLGGSMGGIGALLSRVEEALAPVTLEDIERLRAEVERGIAQLETVRVQLDTVAAMKRTLAV is encoded by the coding sequence ATGGAGGAGCGCCGCCGTACCGACCTCTACCGGCTGCTCGGTGCGCCGCCGTTGGCGACGCCCGACACGCTGCGCCAGTGCTGGCTCGACTTCGCCAAGACCGGCCACCCCGACGTGGGCGGCGACGCCGGCCGCTTCCGCCTCGTGAAGGAGGCGTACGAGATCCTGCGCGATCCCGAGCGTCGGGCCGAGTACGAGCGCTTCTGGGTGCGGGCGCTCGGTCCGTTCGAGCGGGTGGCGCCGGCCGACGAGGGCGTCGCCACCGTCGTCGCGCGGCCCGCGATCCCCGCGGTCGCCGGCGAGCGCCGCGTGGTGATGGTGGTGAAGAAGCCCGCCATGCCCGCCGCCGAGACCGACCAGGCGCCCGACGGCACGCCGGCGCTGCGCCATCGCGCGGCCCGGCTGTTCGCCGCCCGCGACGTGATCGACCGCCGCATCCACCCCGTCCTCGGCGGCTCCATGGGGGGGATCGGGGCGCTGCTCTCGCGCGTCGAGGAGGCGCTGGCCCCGGTCACGCTCGAGGACATCGAGCGGCTGCGCGCCGAGGTCGAGCGCGGCATCGCCCAGCTGGAGACGGTTCGCGTCCAGCTCGACACCGTCGCCGCGATGAAGCGCACGCTCGCGGTCTGA
- a CDS encoding arsenate reductase ArsC yields MTDKPCVLFLCTHNSARSQMGEALLRHAAGDRFRACSAGTEPTSVHPMTMRVLQEIGIDTAPLRSKGLKEMLGHAKVRTAIVVCAQAAESCPRLFPFAREVLQWPFDDPSRVQGAEELQLAAFRRTRDEIRERLHQWLATH; encoded by the coding sequence ATGACGGACAAGCCCTGTGTCCTCTTTCTCTGCACGCACAACTCCGCGCGCAGCCAGATGGGGGAGGCGCTGCTTCGCCACGCAGCCGGAGACCGGTTCCGGGCATGCAGTGCCGGCACCGAGCCGACCTCGGTGCATCCGATGACGATGCGCGTCCTCCAGGAGATCGGGATTGATACCGCCCCGCTGCGGTCCAAGGGTCTCAAGGAGATGCTCGGGCACGCGAAGGTGCGGACGGCGATCGTGGTCTGCGCGCAAGCGGCGGAGTCGTGTCCCCGGCTGTTCCCGTTCGCTCGCGAAGTCTTGCAGTGGCCGTTCGATGACCCGTCGAGGGTGCAAGGTGCGGAGGAGCTACAGCTTGCCGCCTTCCGCCGCACCCGTGATGAGATCCGGGAGCGGCTGCATCAGTGGCTCGCAACGCACTAG
- a CDS encoding MCE family protein, whose protein sequence is MRRTRRDLVLTGLFVLFAGAVLAGGLAWIAGARVFRTVDRYTVQFDRSVSGLAPGAVVEFQGVNVGRVERLHLTEDLPPKVAVAIAVSPGTPIRTDTRAALVGSLVTGIKYVQLEGGRGEPLPLGSTIEGDVGSLEDIQARVTDVADRFSRVLTKLDDDVFTPDNNQKLGTLIADVSAVARELRNAMEEFREQETGTSLVQLVKQVGRVADRLDGVLAGFQSKQGDVLTNLNATIENLNGAVTDSRGLLRALNTQLQSTGGSLGGLLSDLTRITAQLEETLDVIRSDPSLLLRGRRPDADTVGE, encoded by the coding sequence GTGAGACGCACCCGACGCGACCTCGTCCTGACCGGCCTCTTCGTCCTGTTCGCCGGCGCCGTGCTGGCCGGCGGCCTGGCGTGGATCGCCGGCGCGCGCGTCTTCCGCACGGTCGACCGCTACACGGTGCAGTTCGACCGCTCGGTGAGCGGCCTCGCGCCCGGCGCGGTGGTCGAGTTCCAGGGCGTCAACGTCGGCCGTGTCGAACGCCTCCATCTCACCGAAGACCTGCCGCCCAAGGTCGCGGTCGCGATCGCCGTCTCGCCCGGCACGCCGATCCGCACCGACACGCGTGCGGCCCTCGTCGGCTCGCTGGTGACGGGCATCAAGTACGTCCAGCTCGAGGGCGGCCGCGGCGAGCCGCTGCCGCTCGGCAGCACCATCGAGGGCGACGTGGGCTCGCTCGAGGACATCCAGGCCCGGGTCACCGACGTCGCCGACCGTTTCAGCCGCGTCCTCACGAAGCTCGACGACGACGTCTTCACGCCCGACAACAACCAGAAGCTCGGCACCCTCATCGCCGACGTCAGCGCCGTCGCCCGCGAGCTGCGCAACGCGATGGAGGAGTTCCGCGAGCAGGAGACGGGCACGTCGCTCGTGCAGCTCGTGAAGCAGGTGGGTCGCGTCGCCGACCGCCTCGACGGCGTCCTCGCCGGCTTCCAGAGCAAGCAGGGCGACGTGCTGACGAACCTCAACGCGACCATCGAGAACCTGAACGGCGCCGTGACCGACTCGCGCGGCCTGCTGCGCGCGCTGAACACCCAGCTCCAGTCGACCGGCGGGTCGCTCGGCGGCCTGCTCTCGGACTTGACCCGCATCACCGCCCAGCTCGAGGAGACGCTCGACGTGATCCGCTCCGATCCCTCGCTCCTGCTCCGCGGCCGCCGTCCGGACGCCGACACGGTGGGCGAGTGA
- a CDS encoding VOC family protein — protein sequence MPNTFHVALYVESIPAAVEQYRKILRLEPAKVRRDYAKFEIADPPVILSLNVGGEPGTLSHLGIRYPGTGDVASEMVRVKQTGVPLLQQTGTTCCYAKADKFWVRDAGGIPWELYAVLADADEAETAADPQLRAFLDQDGGAAAPPSGCCVPNA from the coding sequence ATGCCCAACACGTTCCATGTCGCGCTCTATGTCGAGAGCATCCCGGCTGCCGTCGAGCAGTACCGAAAGATCCTCCGTCTCGAACCAGCGAAGGTGCGGCGCGACTACGCCAAGTTTGAGATCGCGGATCCGCCCGTGATCCTCTCCCTCAACGTCGGCGGAGAGCCCGGCACCCTGAGCCATCTCGGCATCCGGTACCCCGGCACGGGCGACGTCGCCTCCGAGATGGTGCGGGTAAAGCAGACGGGCGTTCCGCTCCTTCAGCAGACCGGGACGACGTGCTGCTACGCGAAGGCGGACAAATTCTGGGTTCGCGATGCCGGCGGCATCCCGTGGGAGCTGTACGCCGTGCTGGCGGACGCCGATGAGGCGGAGACCGCTGCCGATCCCCAGCTTCGCGCCTTTCTCGATCAGGACGGCGGGGCTGCCGCTCCTCCGTCGGGCTGCTGCGTTCCGAACGCCTGA